A region of the Gammaproteobacteria bacterium genome:
TCTTCAAATTACTGTTATGTTTTTTCATAATTTCGTTGGCAACAAGCTGTGCATCACTGAATGCTGTTAAAGATGCGGCTGGGATTAAAAACCCGAGTGTGACTTTAGGAGGCATGAAAATCACAGACTTGACGATGGAAAATGCAGGTTTGGCATTGACGTTAAATGTTGATAACCCAAACCCCATTCCAATTAATCTGGCAGGGTTTGATTATGCGTTGCTTTTTGATGGCAAGCAGCTATTGGCAGGTGAAAAACGGGATCAATTCAAAATTGATGCGCAAGGTGTCAGTACCGTCACAGTACCTATTTCACTCAATTTCGCTGACCTTAAAAAGCTCTATCAAGGTGTGCTGAATCAAGATACGTTGAATTATGAGTTGCAAACAACAGCGCTTGTTGATTTGCCTGTGATCGGTGTTAAAAAGTTTCCATCGACTCAAAAAGGTGAGTTTCCTGTGCCTAAAATTCCTGAAGTCTCTTTGGGTGGAATTAATGTTAAAAAAATGGGGTTGAGTGGTGCTGAGGTTGTTATTAACGCCAATATTAAAAACCCAAACTCTTTTGGTATTGATGTGAGTCAGTTGGCTTATAATCTTTCAATTAATGGCTCACAGTGGGCTGAAAGTGCGCTGGAGGAGACCATTAAATTGGCTGAAAAAGGTGAAACTCAAATTAACATTCCTTTGAAATTAAATTTTCTAGAGATGGGCAGCGCACTTTACAGTGCCTTGATGAAGGGCGAAGGTTTGAATTATCAGTTCACGGGTGATATGAATCTGGATACAGCACTGCCGATGCTGAAAAATGTAAAAGTACCTTTCGATAAAAGTGGCGTTGTAGGTGTGCAGCGCTAGAAATTTTTCTGTTACACCTGCGAAGATCAGTTGGCGAGACGGAGCGCCTTATAGTGATTCATTTGGTGACATCTACTTTTCCAGTGAAAGTGGGCTTGATGAAACTGATTATGTTTTTCTAAAGCATAATCAGTTACCCGATCGTTGGTTAGACTCTACAGCTTTTACTATTGCTGAAACAGGCTTTGGTACGGGTCTGAATTTTCTTGTGGCTTTAAAGCGTTGGCATGAAACTGCACCACCCAATGCACACCTGAATTTCATTTCAGTTGAAAAATTTCCGTTACTTAAATCTGATTTGCAACAAGTACTCTGTTTATGGCCTGAATTAGCGCGATATTCTGAGTTGTTGTTGAATGCTTATCCTGAGCTTGTTTCTGGTTATCATCGTTTGGAATTTTTGCAGGGGCGTGTCACGCTGACTTTGATGTTAGGTGATGCCGTTGATATGTATCAAAATCTGGAAGCAAAGGTGGATGCCTGGTTTCTGGATGGTTTTGCGCCGAGTAAAAACGATGGTATGTGGTCGTATGAATTATTTGAGCAGATTGCTCGATTAAGTTATGCAGAAGCTACTTTTAGTACATTTACAGCCGTCGGTGCGGTGAGGCGGGGTTTAATCGAATCAGGTTTTGAAGTTTCCAAAGTCACCGGTTTTGGGCGTAAACGAGAGATGCTGTGTGGGATTTTTGTTGGTAAAGCTAATCGTAGCGATCAAACGCCTTGGTTTGCGCTTCCTGATAAAATCAATGAGCACTCTCGATCCGTCGCGGTGATTGGAGCAGGGCTTGCGGGAGTAACAACAGCTCATGCACTGGCTCGAAGGGGTTGGGCTGTCACATTGATTGAGCGCCACTCCGATGTGGCTCAAGAGGCATCGGGAAATCTGTTGGGTGTCGTGATGCCTCGCTTGGGTGTCACTGCTGATTCCGCAAGTCACCTCTATTTAACTGCTTTTTTGTATGCAGTTCGATGGCTTTCAGAGTTGAAGTGCCAGTATTCAGAGTTGGTTTGGAACGATTCTGGTGTATTGCAGCTATTCGATTCAAAAAAAGCTCGGCGTTTTTCTGAGTTAAATTTACCGCATTCACTGCTTCAAATTGTAAGTTCAGAGCAAGCGAGTGACTTGTGTGGGCTATCTGTCCAATCAGGAGGTCTGTTTTATCCACTCGGTGGGAGTCTAAACCCAGCAGGGTTATGTCGTATTTTGGTGAATTTAGAACCAGAGTTAATTCAGCGCTGCTTTCATAAAACGGCCATTACGATTGAACAAAATAATGAAATATGGTCTGTTCGGGACGAATTAGGTGAAGTTATAGCTGAGGCTCCAGTTGTTGTGTTGGCCAATGGTTATGAGGTGACTCATTTAAAGCAAGGTGCTGGGTTGCCAGTATCAAGGGTGCGAGGTCAGTTAACTTATTTGCCTGAAAACTCTGTGAGTGCCGCTCTGAATATGCCAGTCTGTTATGACGGCTATATTACGCCTGCATACAAAAAATATCATGTGGTGGGGGCGAGCTATCATCGTTCAGATCAATCCAAAGCCCTGAAAAAATCAGAGAGCAATCAAATGTTGAGTGCACTATATAGCCAATTGCCTGCTGTTCAGTCTGATGATGTTTTGTTAGATGTTGGGCGTGTTGCGTTCAGGGCAACCAGTCAGGATCATTTACCGCTTGTCGGACCTTTGGCGGATGAAAGCTGGTTTAGAACGCATTATGAAGGCCTGAGGCATGGCAGGCGGCCTGATACCTATGCGCTTGCAAAATATCAGTCTGGATTGTTCGTTAATGTCGCTCACGGTTCCCGTGGTCTGGTTTCATGTGCATTAAGTTCTGAAATTATTGCAGCTTACCTTGAGGGTGAGCCGCAACCAATTTCACGCGACTTGCTTAACTGTCTGCACCCTGCTCGTTTTTTGGTAAATCAACTGAAGCAGGGAGGTGGATAGTGGTGGTGGGGAATGCAATTTCACCGCCATGGCTTTCGATAATATCGCAAATTTTTAACAGTACATCCTGTTTGATTTCATGAAATTTTATCCAATCTGTTGTGCGTGTAAAAGTGTAGATGAAAAAATCTAGGGACGACGGGGCAAAACTGTTGAAATTAACAATAAGAGTTTGTTTTTGGTCAATTTCAGGGTGGTTTTTTAGCATCTCTTTGACTGCACTAATAATGCTATTCATTTTGTTTGCATCTGCGTAACGGATGCCTATTGTCTCTTTTATACGGCGATTTGTCATGCGGGATGGGTTTTCAACAGAAACTGTCGAAAAGACACTGTTTGGAATATATAAAGGGCGTTTATCAAAAGTACGAATGCGTGTTAATCGCCAGCCAATTTCTTCAACGGTACCTTCTATTTCTCTGTCAGGAGAGCGAATCCAGTCACCCACGGTAAAGGGTCGATCCAGATAAATCATGACACCACCAAAGAAGTTGGCCAATAAATCTTTGGCAGCAAAACCAATGGCGATGCCTCCAACGCCACCAAAAGCCAAAAGGCCTGAAATACTAAACCCCAACGTTTGTAACGTAATAAGTAAGCCTGTGATAATAATGGAAATTTTAAGTAATTTGCTGATTGCATCGGCTGTTGTATGGTCAATAGGTTTAGCACTATTTTTGCGCGATGCGATAAGGTTTTTTTGAGTACAGTTAACAAGTCGTAATGCAAACCATATGATGGCAAAAATAACACCGATAGCACGGATTGTGCTTACAATGTCAAAAATTGCAGCTTCCGAATTTTGGCCTGTGATATCAGCGGCTAATGTGATGCCTACCACCCAAATAAGCAGTGATAACGGCTTGCGAATGGCCTCAATCAAAGCTTCGTCCCAAAGAGTGGCTGTTTTGAGGAGGCGTTTATGCAGGCGTTTTAAAACTCTCTTTTGAATAAAATCTATAAGTAGGGTGATGAATATGACTGCAAAAATTTGTGTCACCCATATACTGTCACTGCCCAAAAATTCTATGTTTGAAAATAAATCATTAATACTCATGAGGCGTTCCCAGTGAATGCTCTTAAATCTTTTAGAGTCGTTATTGTAACTTGAGTTGAAAGTTATTAATAACGTAATAAATAGTAAGGGAATGCGGTTTTAGATGATTTTAAAGAAGTTATTGATTTATTATTTTTCAACCGTTAAGCTTCCGTTCAGATTTTGAAGAACTACTTAAATTAGGAATTGCTGATTATGCGCCAACCGCTGGTTGCTGGTAACTGGAAGATGAACGGTTCCAAGGAAAGTATTTTGTCGCTGCTTAGCGGTTTGAAGGCTGGCTTGAATTCAGGTGTTGATGCTGAGGTTGTTGTGTGTCCGCCATCCATCTATATTTCAGATGTAAAAGCGCAGTTAGAGTCTTCAAATCTTGTGTTGGGTGGTCAAAATTTATGTGGTCATGCTGAACAAGGTGCATTTACGGGTGAAATAGCGGCGAGTATGCTGTTAGAGTATGGCTGTAAATATGTCATTGTTGGTCACTCTGAGCGCCGTGCACTTTATGGTGAAACTGATGCGCTGGTCGCACAAAAATTTAAGACTGCATATGATTCTGGCTTAAAACCGATTTTGTGTGTTGGTGAATTGCTTGAAGAGCGTGAGTCGGGTCAAACTGAGGTTGTCGTTGCTCGCCAATTGGATGCGATTTTGAATATGGAAGGTGGTGTGGCAGCATTAGCGGATTCCGTGATTGCCTATGAGCCTGTTTGGGCGATTGGTACGGGGAAAACAGCATCGCCTGAACAAGCTCAGGATGTTCATGCTTTTATACGTCAGCGTGTTGCCAATAAAGATGCAGGTGTAGCAGAAAAAACACGAATCCTTTACGGAGGAAGTGTTAAAGCTGGAAATGCTGCTGAGTTGTTTTCCAAGTCAGATATTGACGGTGGTTTAGTGGGAGGCGCTTCACTGGTTGTTGATGAGTTCTTAGGTATTTGTCGTGCATCATAAAGATGATGCTGTTTTGTTTGTTGTAAGTAAGGTTTATTGATGCATACTGCACTATTGGTTTTTCATACATTATTAGCAATAAGTTTGATTGTGATGGTTTTAATCCAGCACGGTAAAGGGGCTGATATGGGGGCTTCTTTTGGTGCAGGTGCTTCGCAAACGGTATTTGGTAGTCAAGGGGCTGGCTCATTTTTAACAAGAGTTACAGCAATAATGGGTGCGACATTTTTTATTACCAGTTTGACGCTTGCTTATTTCAGTCATCAAGGAATGAAGCAGAGTAGTGTGACTGACTCTTTAAATATCGAAGCGCCAGCTGCAATAATAGATAAACCAGATCTTGGGATGAATGTTGAGTCATTGCCTGGCTCAGGTGATGTGCCTGCTATCGCGGAAGAAAAATAACCTCAATAATATGTGTTGTTGAACTATTGCCGACGTGGTGAAATTGGTAGACACGCCATCTTGAGGGGGTGGTAGCGAGAGCTGTGCCGGTTCGACTCCGGCCGTCGGCACCATAAGTTAAGTTATAAAATTATAATAATGTTTTTTTGTTCTGTTGGTGTGCATGCTTGGAGAGAGTTGGAGTGCAGCCTGCATTCATATTTATAAGCGATAATAACCAGATTGGTTTTTGTAAAGATTTATATTTTCTGCTAGGTACAGCGGGAAATTTACTTTAACCATCGTCGGATTTTTGGGGGATAGTAGCTGGATATGTTGGAAAATTACCTGCCTGTTTTACTTTTTATTGTGTTGGGTGTGGTGTTTGGATTAGGCCCCTTGATTATGGGGTTTATGCTGGGGCCAAATAAACCTGATAGTGAAAAACTTTCTATTTATGAGTGCGGATTCGAGCCTTTCGAAGATTCCCGTATGAAATTCGACATTCGTTATTATCTGGTCGCAATTCTCTTTATTCTCTTTGATCTTGAAATTACTTTTCTGTTCCCCTGGGCGGCTGTTTTGCAAGATATTGGCTGGTTTGGCTTTTGGGCAATGGTGATGTTTTTAACCCTCCTTGTTATTGGTTTTATTTATGAGTGGAAAAAAGGGGCGCTAGAGTGGGAATAGAAGGCATTCTGAAAGAGAGTGTTGTCACAACAAGTGCTGATGCTTTAATTAACTGGGCACGCACGGGGTCGTTGTGGCCTATGACTTTTGGTTTGGCATGTTGTGCTGTTGAAATGATGCAAGCGGGTGCTTCTCGTTATGATTTAGATCGTTTTGGCGTTGTTTTTCGGCCGAGTCCTCGTCAGTCTGATGTGATGATTGTTGCGGGTACGCTGGTTAATAAAATGGCGCCTGCGTTAAGAAAAGTGTATGACCAAATGGCTGAGCCACGTTGGGTGATTTCTATGGGATCATGCGCTAATGGTGGTGGTTATTACCATTACTCATATGCCGTTGTCCGAGGCTGTGATCGAATTGTACCTGTAGATATTTATATTCCAGGCTGTCCACCAACAGCGGAAGCGCTTTTATATGGCATTATTCAGTTACAAAATAAAATTAAACGAACCAACACAATAGCTCGTTAAGAATCTATGGAAAATTCAAAGCAAACACTTGTTGAACGCCTGCAGCTACGTTTCGGAGATACGTTGCTATGGAGTCAGTATGCGATGGGCGAGGTCACTATTGAGATCGCTCCGAATGAGCTTGTTGATGTATGCCAAAGTCTTCGTGATGAACCTGACTTTGAATTTGATATGCTAATTGATCTTTGCGGGGTTGATTATTCTGAATATAAAAATGGGCAAGCGAATCGTTTTACATCGAAAGGTGGACGCTTTGCTGTGGTTTATCACTTGCTCTCTGTAAAGAATAACCAGCGACTTCGAGTGCGAACTTTTGTTGATGAAGAGACGTTAAGAGTTGCGTCCGTTGTTGAACTTTGGAGCTCTGCAAACTGGTTTGAACGGGAAGCATTCGATCTGTTCGGAATTCTGTTTGAAGGGCATCCAGATTTAAGGCGACTATTGACTGATTATGGTTTTATTGGTCACCCATTTCGTAAAGATTTTCCATTAGAAGGTTATGTGGAAATGCGTTATGACTCAGATAAAAAACGTGTTGTTTATGAGCCGGTAAGTATTGAGCCTCGGATTAATGCGCCACGTGTCATTAGAAATGATCATCGCTTTGCAGCAAAAGGGAGCGCTTGATTATGGCAGAAATACAGAATTATACGCTTAATTTTGGGCCGCAACATCCATCCGCGCATGGGGTTCTTCGCTTGGTATTAGAGTTGGATGGCGAAACGATAGAGCGTGCGGACCCTCATATCGGCTTACTTCATCGTGGTACAGAAAAACTTGCTGAAAGCAAACCATACAATCAAAGTTTAGGTTATATGGATCGCTTGGATTATGTATCACCCATGAGCAATGAGCATGCTTATGTCATCGCGATGGAAAAAGTTTTGGGTATTACACCGCCCACTAGAGCGCTCTATATTAGAGTGTTGTTTGATGAAATTACTCGCTTATTAAACCATCTACTTTGGCTTGGTGCGCATGCTCTTGATATTGGAGCGATGACTATATTTTTATATGCCTTTCGTGAGCGTGAAGATTTGATGGATTGTTACGAAGCTGTCAGCGGCTCGAGGTTGCATGCAGCTTATTATCGTCCTGGCGGTGTTGCGCGAGATTTGCCTAACAGTATGCCTCTGTATGAGGCTTCAAAATGGCATAATGAAAAAGAAGTTGCCAAGAAAAATAAAAATCGCCAAGGGTCACTGCTTGATTTTATCGAAGATTTTGTTAAGCGCTTTCCAACTCATGTAGATGAATACGAAACCCTGTTAACGGATAATCGTATCTGGAAACAGCGAACCGTAGATATCGGTATTGTTTCGCCTGAACGCGCTTTGCAAATGGGTTTTACAGGGCCAATGTTGCGTGGTTCTGGTGTTGAGTGGGATTTGCGTAAAAAGCAACCTTATGCGGTCTATGATCAACTTGATTTTGATATTCCGGTGGGTGTAACGGGTGATAGTTATGATCGTTATTTAGTGCGCGTTGAAGAGATGCGACAGTCAAATCGTATCATGCAGCAGTGTATTGATTGGTTGCGTGCTAACCCAGGGCCTGTTTTAACAGATAATCATAAGGTTGCTCCACCTAAAAGAACTGATATGAAAGGTGATATGGAATCATTGATTCATCACTTTAAGCTTTTTACCGAAGGCTTTTGTTTGCCAGAAGGTGAGGCTTATGCCGCTGTTGAGCATCCTAAAGGTGAGTTTGGTATCTATCTTGTTTCAGATGGTGCAAACAAACCCTATAGAATGAAAATTCGGGCGCCAGGTTTTGCTCATATAGCTGGCTTGGATGAAATGTGTCGAGGCCATATGCTGGCAGATGTTGTCGCGATTATTGGTACTCAGGATATTGTATTTGGTGAGGTGGATCGTTGATGTCTATTTTTTCAAAAGAGACTATGCGGGCAATTGATGAATGGATTGCCAAATATCCACAAGATCAAAAACAGTCTGCAGTGATGCCAGCCTTAAGAATTGTTCAAGAAGCTCATGAGGGTAGTTTGACAACGGAGCTCATGGACGCTGTCGCCAAATATCTGGAAATGGAGACTGTTGCAGTATATGAAGTTGCAACTTTTTACTCCATGTATGAATTAAAGCCTGTTGGCAAGCATAAAATCTGTGTCTGTACTAATGTCTCTTGTATGTTGTGTGGTTCAGATCAAATTGTATCTCACCTGCAAAACAGGCTGGGTATCAAGTTAGGTGAAACCACAGAAGATGGGAAGTTTACTTTAAAAGAGGTTGAGTGCCTTGGAGCTTGTGCTGGTGCACCGATGTTCCAGATTGAACGTGAGTATTATGAAAATCTTACGCCTGAAAAAGTAGATAAAATACTAGGTGGATTAAAGTAATTATGGCTAACGAAGTCTGTTTCAGAACACTCCATCTTGATAAACCATGGTCGATCGAGACATATAAGGAAAACGGTGGCTATGAGGTATGGGAACAAATAGTTCGAGAGAATACATCTCCTGAAGAGATCATTAATGAATTAAAAACATCCGCTCTGCGTGGTCGAGGTGGGGCAGGTTTCCCAACGGGTTTGAAGTGGAGCTTTATGCCTCGTGGTATTGCGGGTGACAAATATATTGTTTGTAACTCAGATGAAGGTGAGCCAGGTACATTTAAAGATCGCGATATATTGCGTTATAACCCTCATCAACTCATAGAAGGAATGGCCATTGCTGCTTATACAATGGGTGCAAATGCAGGCTATAACTATATTCGAGGTGAGTTTTGGGAACCCTTTGAACGTTTTGAAAACGCGCTGAAAGAGGCACGTTCAGCAGGCTATATCGGTAAAAACATTCTGGGTAAAGGGATGGATTTCGATATTCATACACACTTGGGTGCTGGAGCCTATGTATGTGGTGAAGAGACTGCACTGATTGAGTCGATTGAAGGCAAAAAAGGTCAACCACGTTTTAAGCCCCCGTTTCCAGCAAGTTACGGCCTTTATGGAAGGCCGACAACAATAAACAATACTGAAACGTTATGTTCAGTTCCTATGATTCTTGCTAAAGGCGGGCAGTGGTTTTTGGAACTTGGTAAGCCTAATAATGGTGGAACCAAAATTTTTTCAGTCTCTGGCCATGTTAATAAACCCGGAAATTATGAAGTCTCCATGGGCACACCATTTTCAGAGTTACTGGAAATAGCGGGTGGAATACGTGATGGCCATACTTTAAAGGCTGTAATCCCTGGTGGCTCGTCAACACCTGTTCTTCCTGGTGATGTCATGATGGGTGTGACTATGGATTATGATGGTATTGCCAAAGCAGGTTCAATGTTAGGCGCTGGGTCAGTCATTGTAATGGATGAAACAACGTGTATGGTCAAGGTTTTAGCTCGCATCGCTCACTTTTATTTTGAAGAGTCTTGTGGGCAATGTACGCCTTGTCGTGAAGGTACCGGCTGGTTGGCGCGTATGGTGCATCGAATTGAGCACGGTGAAGGTCGCCCGGAAGATCTGGATCGACTGGTTGACGTTGCTCATAAAATTGAAGGGCGCACTATTTGTGCTTTAGGTGATGCAGCAGCGATGCCTGTTACAAGTTTTATTAAACATTATCGTGAAGAGTTTGAATACCACATCAAGCACAAGCGTTGCATGGTTGGTAATCACTAGGTTTTTATAGTTAATAATATTGCGGTTATTCGGAACTCAAGTATGGTAACGATCGAAATAGACGGAAAAACGATCCATGCGGAAGATGGGGTCATGCTCATCGAGGCTGCGGATGAAGCTGGAATTAATATTCCACGGTTTTGTTACCACAAAAAGCTCTCTATTGCAGCCAGTTGCAGAATGTGTCTAGTAGAAGTTGAAAAAGCAGGTAAGCCACTTCCTGCATGTTCAACTCCAGTGACTGATGGAATGACAGTTTATACTCGTTCGGATAAAGCGATATCTGCCCAGCAAGGTGTCATGGAGTTTTTGTTAATTAACCACCCATTAGATTGCCCCGTTTGTGATCAAGGTGGTGAATGTGAGCTGCAAGATATTGCGGTGGGTTATGGCGGTAATGTTTCACAGTTTAGTGAAGGTAAGCGTGTTGTAAAAGATAATAATATTGGCCCTCTTATTGCGAGTGATATGACTCGCTGTATTCACTGCACTCGATGTGTGCGTTTTAGCCAGGAGATTGCAGGTACAAGTGAGTTAGGGACAAGCTGGCGTGGCGAACACTTAACTATTGGAACCTTTGTAGAAAAAGAACTGACCTCTGAAATGTCTGGCAATGTAATTGATATTTGTCCTGTTGGTGCATTGACATCAAAACCTTTCAGGTACAGTGCGCGATCATGGGAGTTGAGCTCTCATGATGGTATAGCAGCTCATGATTGTCTTGGATCTAATATAAAAATCGAGACGCGGCGTAACCGTGTTATGCGTATACTGCCTCGTGACAATGAAGACCTTAATGAGTGTTGGATTTCTGATAGAGATCGTTTCTCTTATGAAGGGCTGAATAGTGATGAGCGCTTACAAAAACCAATGATTAAAATTGACGGTAAGTGGCAAGAAACGGATTGGAATCATGCTCTGGAGTTCGCACATCGTGGATTGAAATCTGTGATTGAAAATCATGGAGCCACACAGCTCGGATCATTAGTTTCGCCCAACTCTACAACTGAAGAGATGTATTTGTCTCAAAAGTTACTTAGAAGCTTGGGGTCTTCAAATATTGATCATCGATTAAGAAGTCTCGATTTTAGTGATCAGGATATCGCTCCAATATTTCCATGGTTAGGACAATCAATTGCTGACCTGGAAACTATTGATGCAGCATTGCTGGTTTGCTCTAATGTTCGAGTTGAACAACCGATTGCAGGTCACCGACTACGAAAAGCAGCTCTAAATGGCGCTAAATTGATGCTTGTTAATCCGGTTGACTATGAATTTCGTTTTCCAGTAGCGGAAAAGTTGATAGCAACAACAGTTGAAATTGAATATGAACTGGCTGCCATAGCAAAAGCGTTATTAGATTCGACGGGGGCAAAAATCCCCGAAGGTTTTAATGAAATTATTGACAAACTCAATGTCACTGAGACGCACAGAGCGATTGCCCAAAATCTTGAGCAATCTGATAACGGCACACTCATATTAGGAAGTGCGGCCGCGCATTATCCGAATTGGTCAACGTTACAATCACTTTCCGGGTTGATTGCTGAGTTAAGTGGAGTAAAACTAGGTTACTTATCTGATGGTGCAAATAGTGCCGGTGGCTGGTTAGCTGGAGCTGTTCCTCATAGAGCTGAAAACGGTGAAATAAGCGGTCAAAGTGGTAAGAATATTCGGGATATGTTTGAGTCACAGTTGAAAGCTTATATGTTACTCAATATTGAGCCTGAGCTGGATTGTGCTGGTCCTAATTCTGCTTTGAAAGGACTAAAGAGTGCTGATTTTGTTGTATCTTTAACGCCTTATATAAATGATGAGATGAAACAATATGCAGATGTTTTATTGCCTGTATCAACATTTAATGAAACCTCAGGTACTTTTGTCAATGTAGAGGGAAATAGTCAATCATTTAAAGGTTCTGTAGCTCCTTTAGGTGAAGCTCGACCTGCCTGGAAAGTGCTTCGAGTCCTTGGCAATCTATTTGAAATAGATGGCTTTGAATATCTTTCTTCAGAAGATGTTAGTAAAGAACTGTTTGCTAAAATAGGCCGTATTGATAAAAATAACAGGCTACAGTGGCGTTGCCCAACATTAACAAAGGCATCAGGTATTGCTTGTTTGGTTGAGGTTTCATCGGGTCGTATTGATAATATTGTTCGAAGAGCAAGTTCGTTTGCAGAAACAACAGCAGAAAAATTTACTAAAACTGTGCGGATAAATAAGAGCTTGGTGTTACAGGAAAATTTAGAGAACACCAAGTTTGTTTCAGTTAAACAAGGTGATGACGAAGTTGTTCTTGAGTTGATCACTGATGATCGTGTGGCAAATGGCTCTATTTTGATACAGTCAAATAGTCGGTTGGGTTTAGCTGCCGCTGCACGTGCTGTTGAATTAGGAATTTCTGCAGAAAGTAATAATTAGAGTTTTTATGGGGGGAGTAGTGTTGTATATAAAAATTTGTCTATTCCTGAACATTATCCATGCCGGTTTATCCGGGAAAGCAAATAGCTGTAAATGCCAATGATAGAGTTGCTACAAACAACATGGAATGAAGTGCCGTTAGTACTTCAAATCATATTAAAAATTATTGTAATCGTTGTTCCGATTATGCTGTCCGTTGCATACTTGACTTTAGCCGAGCGTAAAGTAATCGGTTACATTCAGGTTCGTATCGGGCCTAATCGCGTGGGGCCACGAGGCTTGTTACAGCCTATTGCCGATGGCCTTAAACTTGCTTTAAAAGAAATTATTATACCGACTAATTCAAATCATTATCTATTCTTGCTCGGGCCACTTTTAACATTAGCGCCTGCTTTAATTGCATGGGCGGTTATTCCTTTTGATGAAGGCGTTGTACTTGCTGATTTAAATGCGGGGTTGTTATATGTATTAGCAATTATGTCACTTGGAGTCTATGGAATTCTGATTTCTGGCTGGGCTTCTAACTCTAAATATGCACTGATCAGTGCTGTTCGAATGGGCGCTCAAATGGTTTCTTATGGAATCGCTATGGGCTTTGCTTTAGTGGGTGTTGTATTGGCGGCGGGTTCATTAAATCTTCAAGAGATTGTGTTAGCACAGGAAGGAAGTTTTATACACTGGTTCTGGTTGCCATTAGCACCTCTGTTTTTAGTCTATTTTATTTCTGGTGTTGCAGAAACTAACCGCGCTCCTTTTGATGTGGCTGAGGGCGAGTCAGAAATTGTTGCAGGTTTCCATGTTGAATATTCTGGAATGGCATTTGCCCTGTTTTTTCTGGCTGAATATGCCAACATGATTCTGATAGCTATTTTAACTGCTGTCATGTTTTTAGGAGGGTGGTTATCTCCATTTCAAGGTATACCAGGCCTTGAGTATCTGTTTTCCTGGGTTCCTGGGATTGTATGGTTGTTAGCTAAAACAGCATTTTTACTTTTCTTCTTCTTGTGGTTTCGTGCGACATTTCCACGTTATCGCTATGACCAATTAATGCGGTTGGGTTGGAAAATATTTATTCCGGTTACGATTGTATGGCTGTTGGTAACAGGGTTAGCGGTAATGCTTCATTTAGGTCCGTGGTTTGATTGATTTAGGGGTGTCATTTCGCATATGAACTTGAAACACTACATTAAGAGTTTTTTGCTTTGGGAACTTGTTTTAGGGCTGAAATTAACAGGCAAATATCTGTTTGCCAAGAAAATAACAGTACAATACCCAGAAGAAAAAACACCACAATCATATCGTTTTCGTGGTTTACATGCTCAGCGTCGTTATGAAAATGGTGAAGAACGTTGTATCGCATGCAAGCTTTGCGAAGCTGTCTGTCCAGCTTTGGCTATCACTATAGAGTCTGAGCAA
Encoded here:
- a CDS encoding NADH-quinone oxidoreductase subunit A, with translation MLENYLPVLLFIVLGVVFGLGPLIMGFMLGPNKPDSEKLSIYECGFEPFEDSRMKFDIRYYLVAILFILFDLEITFLFPWAAVLQDIGWFGFWAMVMFLTLLVIGFIYEWKKGALEWE
- the secG gene encoding preprotein translocase subunit SecG; this encodes MMHTALLVFHTLLAISLIVMVLIQHGKGADMGASFGAGASQTVFGSQGAGSFLTRVTAIMGATFFITSLTLAYFSHQGMKQSSVTDSLNIEAPAAIIDKPDLGMNVESLPGSGDVPAIAEEK
- the tpiA gene encoding triose-phosphate isomerase; this translates as MRQPLVAGNWKMNGSKESILSLLSGLKAGLNSGVDAEVVVCPPSIYISDVKAQLESSNLVLGGQNLCGHAEQGAFTGEIAASMLLEYGCKYVIVGHSERRALYGETDALVAQKFKTAYDSGLKPILCVGELLEERESGQTEVVVARQLDAILNMEGGVAALADSVIAYEPVWAIGTGKTASPEQAQDVHAFIRQRVANKDAGVAEKTRILYGGSVKAGNAAELFSKSDIDGGLVGGASLVVDEFLGICRAS
- the mnmC gene encoding bifunctional tRNA (5-methylaminomethyl-2-thiouridine)(34)-methyltransferase MnmD/FAD-dependent 5-carboxymethylaminomethyl-2-thiouridine(34) oxidoreductase MnmC, producing the protein MCSARNFSVTPAKISWRDGAPYSDSFGDIYFSSESGLDETDYVFLKHNQLPDRWLDSTAFTIAETGFGTGLNFLVALKRWHETAPPNAHLNFISVEKFPLLKSDLQQVLCLWPELARYSELLLNAYPELVSGYHRLEFLQGRVTLTLMLGDAVDMYQNLEAKVDAWFLDGFAPSKNDGMWSYELFEQIARLSYAEATFSTFTAVGAVRRGLIESGFEVSKVTGFGRKREMLCGIFVGKANRSDQTPWFALPDKINEHSRSVAVIGAGLAGVTTAHALARRGWAVTLIERHSDVAQEASGNLLGVVMPRLGVTADSASHLYLTAFLYAVRWLSELKCQYSELVWNDSGVLQLFDSKKARRFSELNLPHSLLQIVSSEQASDLCGLSVQSGGLFYPLGGSLNPAGLCRILVNLEPELIQRCFHKTAITIEQNNEIWSVRDELGEVIAEAPVVVLANGYEVTHLKQGAGLPVSRVRGQLTYLPENSVSAALNMPVCYDGYITPAYKKYHVVGASYHRSDQSKALKKSESNQMLSALYSQLPAVQSDDVLLDVGRVAFRATSQDHLPLVGPLADESWFRTHYEGLRHGRRPDTYALAKYQSGLFVNVAHGSRGLVSCALSSEIIAAYLEGEPQPISRDLLNCLHPARFLVNQLKQGGG
- a CDS encoding mechanosensitive ion channel family protein translates to MSINDLFSNIEFLGSDSIWVTQIFAVIFITLLIDFIQKRVLKRLHKRLLKTATLWDEALIEAIRKPLSLLIWVVGITLAADITGQNSEAAIFDIVSTIRAIGVIFAIIWFALRLVNCTQKNLIASRKNSAKPIDHTTADAISKLLKISIIITGLLITLQTLGFSISGLLAFGGVGGIAIGFAAKDLLANFFGGVMIYLDRPFTVGDWIRSPDREIEGTVEEIGWRLTRIRTFDKRPLYIPNSVFSTVSVENPSRMTNRRIKETIGIRYADANKMNSIISAVKEMLKNHPEIDQKQTLIVNFNSFAPSSLDFFIYTFTRTTDWIKFHEIKQDVLLKICDIIESHGGEIAFPTTTIHLPASVDLPKNEQGADS
- a CDS encoding LEA type 2 family protein, with translation MKDQYLKIFKLLLCFFIISLATSCASLNAVKDAAGIKNPSVTLGGMKITDLTMENAGLALTLNVDNPNPIPINLAGFDYALLFDGKQLLAGEKRDQFKIDAQGVSTVTVPISLNFADLKKLYQGVLNQDTLNYELQTTALVDLPVIGVKKFPSTQKGEFPVPKIPEVSLGGINVKKMGLSGAEVVINANIKNPNSFGIDVSQLAYNLSINGSQWAESALEETIKLAEKGETQINIPLKLNFLEMGSALYSALMKGEGLNYQFTGDMNLDTALPMLKNVKVPFDKSGVVGVQR